Proteins co-encoded in one Cricetulus griseus strain 17A/GY chromosome 1 unlocalized genomic scaffold, alternate assembly CriGri-PICRH-1.0 chr1_1, whole genome shotgun sequence genomic window:
- the LOC100754595 gene encoding granzyme C-like, translating to MSPILILSIFLLASGAGAEEIIGGHEVNPHSRPYMAFIQSVNNGGKKSRCGGFLVQDNFVLTSAHCLGSSMKVTLGAHNIKAQEETQQTIPVVKAFPHPDYNPKDQSNNIMLLKLERTAKRTKAVRPLNLPRRGVQVKPGDVCYVAGWGKMAPEGEYPNTLQEVELTVQKDQECEARYPGYYNKATEICVGDPKIKRAAFQGDVGGPLVCKKAAAGIIAFGYDDGSTPEVFTRVSSFLSWIKKTMKRS from the exons ATGTCACCCATCCTGATTCTCTCGATCTTTCTTCTGGCAAGTGGAGCTGGTGCAG AGGAGATCATCGGGGGCCATGAGGTCAACCCCCACTCTCGCCCCTACATGGCATTTATTCAGTCTGTCAATAATGGTGGGAAGAAGAGTCGCTGTGGAGGCTTCCTGGTGCAAGACAACTTCGTGCTGACATCTGCTCACTGCCTGGGAAG CTCAATGAAAGTCACTCTGGGAGCGCACAACATCAAGGCACAGGAGGAGACCCAGCAGACCATCCCTGTGGTGAAAGCCTTTCCACACCCTGACTATAATCCTAAGGACCAGTCCAATAACATCATGCTCTTAAAG CTGGAGAGAACAGCCAAGAGAACTAAAGCTGTGAGGCCCCTCAACCTGCCCAGGCGCGGGGTTCAGGTGAAGCCAGGGGATGTGTGCTATGTGGCTGGTTGGGGAAAGATGGCTCCTGAAGGCGAATACCCAAACACACTTCAAGAGGTGGAGCTGACAgtgcagaaggatcaggagtgtGAGGCTCGCTATCCAGGTTATTACAACAAAGCCACTGAGATATGTGTGGGGGACCCAAAGATCAAGCGTGCTGCCTTTCAG GGGGATGTTGGAGGGCCTCTCGTGTGTAAAAAGGCAGCTGCAGGCATCATAGCCTTTGGATATGATGATGGTTCAACACCTGAAGTCTTCACCAGGGTCTCAAGTTTCTTATCgtggataaagaaaacaatgaaacgCAGCTAA
- the LOC100754310 gene encoding granzyme B-like, with the protein MKFLLLLLALSLPPGTNAGEIIGGHEAKPHSRPYMAYLQFMDRDSQRRCGGFLIREDFVLTAAHCSGSSINVTLGAHNIKAKEETQQLIPVAKAIPHPDYNHNDYSNDIMLLKLKWKARRTNAVRPLVLPSRRGVHVKPGDMCYVAGWGRTAVKGKCSNTLQEVELTVQKDQECEARYPNCYNKATEICVGDPKINRAAFRGDSGGPLVCKKVAAGILSFGKEDSSTPIAFMRVSSFLPWIKKTMKRN; encoded by the exons ATGAAGTTCCTCCTGCTACTGCTGGCTTTATCTCTGCCCCCTGGGACAAATGCAG GCGAGATCATCGGGGGACATGAAGCCAAGCCCCACTCACGTCCCTACATGGCTTATCTTCAGTTCATGGATCGGGATTCTCAGAGGAGGTGTGGTGGGTTCCTCATAAGAGAGGACTTTGTGCTGACGGCTGCTCACTGTTCAGGGAG CTCAATAAATGTAACCTTGGGGGCGCACAACATCAAAGCAAAGGAGGAGACCCAGCAGCTCATCCCTGTGGCAAAGGCCATTCCACACCCTGACTATAATCATAATGACTACTCCAATGACATCATGCTCTTAAAG CTGAAGTGGAAGGCCAGGAGGACTAACGCTGTGAGGCCCCTCGTCCTGCCCAGTCGCCGCGGGGTCCATGTGAAGCCAGGGGACATGTGTTATGTGGCTGGCTGGGGAAGGACAGCAGTGAAAGGCAAATGCTCAAACACACTTCAAGAGGTGGAGCTGACGgtgcagaaggatcaggagtgtGAGGCCCGCTATCCAAATTGTTACAACAAAGCCACTGAGATATGTGTGGGGGACCCTAAGATCAATCGTGCTGCCTTTCGG GGGGATTCTGGAGGGCCTCTCGTGTGCAAGAAAGTGGCTGCAGGCATCTTATCCTTTGGAAAAGAAGATAGTTCAACACCAATAGCCTTCATGAGAGTGTCAAGTTTCTTACCTTGGATAAAGAAAACGATGAAACGCAACTAA